From the uncultured Fibrobacter sp. genome, one window contains:
- a CDS encoding right-handed parallel beta-helix repeat-containing protein: protein MGKKFMFALGVVLATAQAFGAVYYVAPDGNDSNAGSEKKPFATLNKANKVVCAGDTVWIRGGIYDLHDTVFYERYKMTAGILLTASGESDDNRIHYLAYPGERPIFDATNLPVAEGEEHSDGTPEGAMYTSPFVIAAKYLHLKGFDVRNTPMIHNSNSGIFIYASKHIFLEQIDSHHNAGPGFFAHDGASGGGGHLFLNCDAHDNYDPTDWQGDGENADGFGVHYQYDGDTTKFVGCRAWWNSDDGYDVLAQEFPVVVENSYAMGNGYIHYGTSKPPNGNGNGFKMGYSRNDKGRHIIKNCVAWNNVATGFYSNYTAIGSTWINNTSYKNGDRSFGMPSTLYADDERTRIAEVVPLTGDKAHVLKNNIAFPNKLSQIGTCWEKISSQDIDHYVDCPAGENNTWNLDLDLTENDFVSLDDPSMTVTGEDLSTIPGMLGPRNEDGSLPEVDFLKLKKGSRAIDKGEDVGLPFAGKAPDLGAFEYGMPASSSVAKSSSSAGKSSSSARKSSSSSKKSSAIAMQSNVIAGVQVPADVFDMQGRYLGTMPAETLRGDIAEALRVQFHVAGIYLVRHGKTIQQVTVK, encoded by the coding sequence ATGGGAAAAAAGTTCATGTTTGCACTTGGGGTTGTTTTGGCTACCGCACAGGCGTTCGGTGCCGTGTATTATGTTGCACCCGACGGTAACGACAGCAATGCCGGCTCGGAGAAAAAGCCCTTCGCGACGCTCAACAAGGCGAACAAAGTTGTGTGTGCTGGCGACACCGTTTGGATTCGCGGCGGCATCTACGACTTGCACGATACCGTCTTTTACGAACGATACAAAATGACGGCGGGAATACTCTTGACCGCGAGCGGCGAGAGCGACGACAACCGCATCCATTACCTAGCCTATCCGGGCGAGCGCCCGATTTTTGACGCGACCAACCTCCCCGTGGCCGAAGGCGAAGAACATAGCGACGGTACACCCGAAGGAGCGATGTACACCTCGCCGTTCGTGATTGCGGCAAAGTACTTGCACCTGAAGGGCTTCGATGTCCGCAACACGCCCATGATACACAATTCCAATTCGGGCATTTTCATCTACGCGAGCAAGCACATTTTCTTAGAGCAGATAGACAGCCACCACAATGCCGGGCCGGGATTCTTCGCGCACGACGGTGCATCGGGCGGCGGCGGACATCTCTTTTTGAACTGCGATGCCCACGACAACTACGACCCCACCGATTGGCAGGGCGACGGCGAGAATGCCGACGGCTTTGGCGTGCATTACCAGTACGATGGCGACACCACCAAGTTCGTCGGGTGCCGCGCCTGGTGGAATAGCGACGACGGCTATGACGTGCTGGCCCAAGAATTCCCCGTCGTCGTGGAAAACAGCTACGCCATGGGAAACGGCTACATCCATTACGGGACAAGCAAACCGCCTAACGGGAATGGCAACGGGTTCAAGATGGGATACAGCCGAAACGACAAGGGTAGACACATCATCAAAAATTGCGTCGCCTGGAACAATGTGGCCACCGGTTTCTATTCGAACTACACGGCCATCGGTAGCACATGGATCAACAACACTTCCTACAAAAACGGTGATCGCTCTTTTGGCATGCCCTCGACTCTTTACGCTGACGATGAAAGAACTCGCATTGCCGAAGTTGTTCCGCTCACGGGCGACAAGGCGCACGTACTCAAGAACAATATCGCCTTCCCGAACAAACTATCGCAAATCGGGACATGCTGGGAAAAGATATCGAGCCAGGACATTGACCATTATGTGGATTGCCCGGCCGGCGAAAACAACACCTGGAACCTTGATTTGGACTTGACCGAAAACGACTTTGTGAGCCTCGACGACCCCAGTATGACCGTCACCGGCGAAGACCTCTCGACGATTCCGGGAATGCTTGGCCCCCGCAATGAAGACGGCAGCCTGCCCGAAGTGGACTTTTTGAAACTCAAGAAAGGGAGCCGCGCCATCGACAAAGGCGAAGATGTCGGGTTGCCATTTGCCGGGAAAGCCCCAGATTTAGGAGCGTTCGAATACGGGATGCCCGCATCGAGCAGTGTCGCGAAGTCGAGCAGTTCTGCCGGCAAATCAAGTAGTTCGGCCCGCAAATCAAGCAGTTCTTCAAAGAAGTCTTCGGCTATCGCAATGCAATCCAACGTGATTGCAGGAGTGCAGGTGCCCGCGGATGTGTTTGATATGCAAGGGCGCTACCTTGGAACGATGCCTGCAGAAACATTGCGAGGCGATATCGCAGAAGCCCTGCGCGTGCAGTTCCATGTGGCAGGAATCTACCTCGTCCGGCACGGCAAAACGATCCAGCAAGTCACGGTGAAGTGA
- a CDS encoding glutathione peroxidase has translation MATIYDFTLTDGKGNQVPLANFKGKVMLIVNTATGCGFTPHYKPIEQMYSDFHDKGFEVIDIPCNQFKGQTPGTDDEIHEFCTLNYGTEFPQMKKSDVNGPDALPLYTYLKSQKGFEGFGFGVKAAAMALLLKSIDKDYKNNPDIKWNFTKFVVDREGNVIARFEPTADMDDVRACVEKLL, from the coding sequence ATGGCGACCATCTACGATTTTACCCTCACCGACGGCAAAGGCAACCAGGTCCCGCTCGCAAACTTCAAGGGCAAGGTGATGCTCATCGTGAACACCGCGACCGGCTGCGGCTTTACCCCGCACTACAAGCCCATCGAGCAGATGTATTCCGATTTCCACGACAAGGGTTTCGAAGTCATCGACATTCCCTGCAACCAGTTCAAGGGCCAGACCCCCGGCACCGACGACGAAATCCACGAATTCTGCACGCTCAACTACGGCACCGAATTCCCGCAAATGAAAAAGTCCGACGTGAACGGCCCCGACGCACTCCCGCTCTACACCTACCTGAAATCGCAGAAAGGTTTCGAAGGCTTCGGCTTTGGCGTGAAGGCCGCCGCCATGGCGCTTTTGCTCAAGAGCATCGACAAGGACTACAAGAATAATCCGGATATCAAGTGGAACTTCACCAAGTTCGTGGTGGACCGCGAAGGCAATGTGATCGCGCGCTTCGAACCCACCGCCGACATGGACGACGTGCGCGCCTGTGTAGAAAAGTTGCTCTAG
- a CDS encoding GGDEF domain-containing protein, with protein MESLLHSLMAVTCAIVLLVSLPQFKKTWDKRDPQDRSFARLVIWVILFCLNDGIWAIIATNHPHHETLLFASTTIFFAAAAITAYLWLDYTLCYLGKRIHHPKAYRIPALLLVVAQFALLLINIKYQFLFSVNESGYYRKTITAQYLFYMQYATYIFIGIVCLIKMKTGIKKKDRRKFTAVFLCVLAPIICGILQLFFPFAPFFSIGYMLGCCVIFTHVVIHMTRQTIYRQDSAIMAALSADFDLICYIDTQRKDVRFQTMNPRFKQIFDEDINSGLPSTQKLDKFLRTVIVPEDLPEFLKHGSCENSISELAKEPTFVTRVRVKIDNVIEFYELKIVHDSESNLTGYVIGMHNISHEERIKEETEKLKHDLMRTTLIASRDPLTGVNNRAAFNQKSDELLRDIEQGKSVEFAIIECDLNNLKIVNDQLGHEAGDLFIKTNCRAFCETFKHSPVYRIGGDEFVIVVQGSDYEERDALLDKLRSLREPNEPLRADRISFAAGIAEFDSQVDKTPADVLKRADAFMYIHKRHIKKREHAQESWE; from the coding sequence ATGGAAAGTTTGCTCCATTCACTGATGGCTGTAACTTGTGCCATCGTACTGCTGGTATCCCTACCGCAATTCAAAAAAACCTGGGATAAACGCGACCCCCAAGACCGCTCCTTCGCTAGGCTCGTCATTTGGGTTATTTTATTCTGCCTCAACGACGGCATCTGGGCAATCATCGCGACAAACCACCCGCACCACGAAACACTCCTGTTCGCATCCACCACGATTTTCTTTGCCGCGGCAGCCATCACGGCGTACCTGTGGCTAGACTACACCCTCTGCTACTTGGGCAAGCGCATCCACCACCCCAAAGCGTACCGCATCCCCGCACTCCTGCTCGTGGTGGCACAGTTCGCGCTCCTGCTCATCAATATCAAGTACCAGTTCCTTTTCAGCGTAAACGAATCCGGGTACTACCGCAAAACCATAACGGCGCAGTACCTGTTCTACATGCAATACGCGACCTACATCTTTATCGGGATTGTCTGCCTTATCAAGATGAAGACCGGCATCAAAAAGAAGGACCGCCGGAAATTCACGGCCGTGTTCCTCTGCGTGCTGGCCCCTATCATTTGCGGGATTCTCCAGTTGTTCTTCCCATTCGCTCCGTTCTTCTCCATCGGCTACATGCTGGGTTGCTGCGTCATCTTCACGCATGTCGTCATCCACATGACCCGGCAAACCATCTACCGGCAAGACAGCGCCATCATGGCGGCACTCTCGGCCGACTTCGACTTGATTTGCTACATCGACACGCAGCGCAAAGATGTACGATTCCAGACGATGAACCCGAGGTTCAAACAAATTTTTGACGAAGACATCAACAGCGGTCTACCTTCCACGCAAAAACTGGACAAGTTCCTGCGCACCGTCATCGTGCCGGAAGACCTCCCCGAATTCCTCAAACATGGCTCCTGCGAGAACAGCATCTCCGAACTGGCCAAGGAACCGACTTTCGTCACCCGCGTCCGCGTAAAAATAGACAACGTAATTGAATTCTACGAGCTGAAAATCGTACACGACAGCGAGAGCAACCTGACCGGCTACGTCATCGGTATGCACAACATCAGCCACGAAGAACGCATCAAAGAAGAAACGGAAAAACTCAAGCACGACTTGATGCGGACCACCCTTATCGCCAGCAGGGACCCGCTCACCGGAGTGAACAACCGCGCCGCATTCAACCAGAAATCGGACGAACTCCTCCGCGACATAGAGCAGGGCAAGTCTGTTGAATTCGCTATCATTGAATGCGACTTGAACAACCTAAAAATCGTGAACGACCAGCTCGGGCACGAAGCGGGGGATTTGTTCATCAAAACCAACTGCCGTGCGTTCTGCGAGACCTTCAAGCACAGCCCCGTGTACCGAATCGGCGGCGACGAATTCGTCATTGTCGTGCAGGGTTCCGATTACGAAGAAAGGGATGCGCTGTTGGACAAGCTGCGTTCGCTGCGCGAGCCGAACGAGCCCTTGCGCGCCGACAGGATTTCGTTTGCTGCGGGCATCGCTGAATTTGACTCCCAGGTAGATAAAACCCCGGCAGACGTACTCAAGCGTGCCGACGCCTTCATGTACATCCACAAGAGGCATATCAAAAAACGTGAACACGCCCAGGAATCCTGGGAATAA
- a CDS encoding MarR family transcriptional regulator: MNCPQLKLENQLCFPLYAASKEITRRYAPYLEPLDLTYTQYIVMLVLWEEKKCNVSELGKKLFLDSGTLTPLLKKLEAKGYVQRTREQSDERCLSVSLTAEGESLKRKAASVPKSMASCVNLSDTEAKTLYTLLYKVLDGLGEG; the protein is encoded by the coding sequence ATGAACTGCCCCCAGCTAAAACTCGAAAACCAGCTGTGCTTCCCGCTGTATGCCGCGTCCAAGGAGATCACGCGCCGCTACGCCCCGTACCTGGAACCGCTCGACCTCACGTACACGCAGTACATTGTGATGCTCGTGCTGTGGGAAGAAAAAAAGTGCAACGTCTCGGAACTCGGAAAAAAGCTGTTTCTCGATTCCGGGACGCTCACCCCGCTTTTAAAAAAGCTCGAGGCCAAGGGCTATGTCCAGCGCACCCGCGAACAGAGCGACGAGCGCTGCCTTTCCGTAAGCCTCACCGCCGAAGGCGAATCGCTCAAGCGCAAGGCCGCAAGCGTCCCCAAGTCCATGGCCAGCTGCGTCAACCTCTCCGACACCGAAGCCAAGACCCTGTATACCCTGCTGTACAAGGTTTTGGACGGGCTTGGGGAAGGGTGA